The genomic interval AGCCATCGTTTCAGCCTCACCCACCAAAACAAGAGCACCACGACACATCATTTAACGGAGACGTAGCTTAAAAATAATAAGTGGAAGAATGCcattttttattaccttttaGTCAAAGCAATGTTGTtctggatgttaaaggttcttatGGAACCATTACTAGCCGACAAACTTATCAAGAACTTTAATTTTTActaaaaagtgtttatttaagaGTAAATATCTGACCCTAAAATAAGCTAAGCGTGGATAAATGCGCACCAATTTGTTGAATTTGTACAAATATTTccaaaaatggataaaaaacagcatttttataGAGAGAGTGCCGTTATTCACAATCTGCAAATGTGCGCTTTTTAACAATTAGCATTTTTCGGTCGCAAAATCCTCTCTGTACGATTACAAAGACTGTTATTCACTTATCACCATTCAGCATTTTTGGCAGAAACGTGCGTAAATAGTGCATCAATTATCACGACGCCATGGGATCTCATAAATTGACCTTTGATATGCTCGCAACACGTTCCTCGGTTCTCCTCCGACATGACAGTCTCAGTCTACAGCAGATGGAGAGTGCGCGGCTGTCTTCTCAGGGCTGCAGGCTGTTGCGCTGGCAGTAGGGTAGCGACAATTAAATATTCATGTACAGAAATGAATGGAGAACCCCTGGACGGAGAGCGTGCCCGTTTATTCAACTCAAGCAAGCCTCATTAACCCGATGACTGGATAGCAGGTCACGCTGATTTTCTTACCAACATTTAACATCTACCGCCTGTCCCCAAACACATACACCAACACAGAAGGGGGGGATATAAGACTTTCTATTCGAGTTTTAGAAAATAATGAGCCTCTCCAAATCTTCAAAGAAAAGTTTCACCGTTGATGCTTATTGTCTGCACAAATATATGTTATTGaccttaaagagatagttcaccaaaaacataaacattttgtcatcatttaatcacaaacctgtatacatttctttgctctactgaacacaaagatattttgaggaatgtttgaaaccaaaccgatcatgaagcccattcacttccattgcAGGCCTATTGTTTAtcctactgtggaagtcaatggggttcATGATCTcataagtaaatgatgaccgaattttcattttttggtgaactatctttttaatttagttattgtaaaaattattcttcagcatttttataattttgattTGGtgtaaagcagctttacagaaaatatatattaagaACAACCTATAGCCTActttatttacagtaaattgTATTGAATGGtatagctgtaattatgcagctgttgccagtaacttactgtagacgataaagactgaaaatgtttcatgttcatttaacttttaacaaaccGTTGCCAGTaattaacataaatgtaaaatctacagtaagttactggcagctagttgcccagtaatactgtaatttctacagaaatattttacagtgaacaaactcttgccagtaaatgacatacaaagttaaataaattttaaatattaacaagtctttatctttacaaaataaaactatataataacagcctcatgcaaagcattctggaaaccagaaatcatcttcaaactttttctgtttttgcttcagattttgtttcccagaatgctttgcttgatgctgttgttttagttttattctgtaaagacaaagacttgttaatgtttatgttcatttaactttgaacaaaatgttgtcattaaataacataaatgtaaatctacagtaagttaccggcaaccagctgcaagtaatcactgtaaaaaaaaattgctgtaattatgcagctggttgccagtatttactgtagaagataaagactgtaaatgtttcatgttcatttaactttgaacaaactgttgccagtaaaaaacataaatgtaaaatctacagtaagttaccggcagttagttgccagtaatatccagtaatactgtaatttctacagaaatcttttacagtgtatgtcatttactggcaagagtttgttcaaagttaaatgcattttaaatattaacaagtctttatctttacagaataaaactatacaataacagcatCACGCAAAGCATTCTGCGAACCAGAAATAATCATctaactttttctgtttttgcttcagattttgtttcccagaatgttttgcttgatgctgttattttagttttactctgtaaagccaaagacttgttaatgtttaatgttcatttaactttgaacaaaatgttgccagtaaataacataaatgaaacactgtaatttctatgaattttttttacagtgcactgtaaaaaaattgctgtaattatgcagctgtttgtCATTAACtaactgtagaagataaagactgaaaatgtttcatgttcatttactttgaacaaaatgttgcctgtaaataacataaatgtaaatctacggtaagttaccggcaaccagctgcaagtaacactgtaattttatttttttacagtgtagtatttTACATTGTAGTAGCCTAGAATATAGACTACTAGAGACTACTAAGCCTATTAACTAGTGAATTGACAAACTGTAATATTTGTCATTGtaaggttcaaaaacactacaactacaattttactacagtttactaaaGTAAATATTTGAATATACTAAATAATTTTCATGTAAAACAGTATGacataagagaaaaaaaaacatataaatattataaatatataatgtactgtcaaaaataaaaattataaataatgtactgtcaaaaataaagccGCAAAAGATGTCATTTAGGTACAGCTATCTagctttgaggtactaatatgcaacttttaggtacaaaactgtacttttTTTGAAGTGCTACATTATAAAAGAATTGGTGCTAATTAGCTAGCACAAACAGCTCATAATCATAGAGAAACcatatatagcacctatgaagaaccatatagcaccactttagcaccatttttggttctattgagcacaatatggttctgcGCAGATGCTATATGACACTTAAAATGGTTTCCCAATTATGATTACGAGCAAGTGAACCaattttagtgctatttagcaccgtttgttttagcttttgtatttttatatgagGGTACATCTCCAACCTAAATTTGaacttgcactgtaaaaaaaaatcttcagaaattacagtattactgagTATTattggcaactagctgccagtaactactgttgattttacatttatgttatataCTGGCAACAGTTCGTTCgaatttaaataaacatgaaacattttcagtctttatcttctacagtaagttactggcaaccagttGCATAATTACaaccatttttttacagtgaaatgtATTTACACTGATTAGCATCGCCCAAACAAAGGTAGGCTTCACTcttatttgttatattttgaCAGAAGTGGGCCTATCAGTTCTGTAGCAAGCAGAAACGTTACCACAGTAAACCGAAGTGAAGATGCTGCACGATGATGAAAGTGCGAAAGTTAAACGATCCCGGGACGCGTCGCGGCATATGGGAGACGATAGCGCGGGGCTCTGACTGTGAGACGGGTGCCAGGGGACAACAGCTGACCGGGCTGAAGTTTGCTACTCTATTCAAGCTTCATTAGGTGCAGTCTCACATGGGGCCGCCACTGTCATAATGCTCTCTCTTCTCAACACCCCCGAGCTCCCAACAAAGCAGTCTCGTGTCCAAAAGACGTCGAATTGGCTGTCAGGTTTATGTTGTTGAAGCTACTGAAAAGAAGTAAACGAAGAAAATGTAGATCACGATGTTCCCATAGTCCTGCTGTTCGAAACAGGCATGCAGTTTTTAGGGCGGGCTTTAAATGTATCTGTGAACTGACTGAATTGTATCATTGAAAAAAAGTGCAACACTTTAACAAAAGCATTTTCTTCCACATGAATAACTTTGACGTTATTTAAATTAGTATAGGCCTAGTATAGAAATAATTGCATGTAGAcgcgattaaaataaattatttaaataggtttaagtttgtaaacaaataaacattaaactttgttcctataataataataaaataataataatatactatGATCATTAAAAACAAGCAATTCAACAACAACATCAAAATAATAACGTTATTTTGGTTTAGGTTCGTCGTCTGAATCTCAATAAATGTCTCTACTTATGATTTGACCAAATATTGTTTTGCTTCATTGCTAAATGATTTATGGCAAGACTAAAGACACTTATCAGCTTTCCTGGACCTCTTTGACGACAGGTGCGACCCAGGACGTGCTTTCCACCTGCTCGTTTTATTACCGCAAATTTTACAGTTTATTTGAGAAGTTTATATGACGCTGCTATGCAAGTTTCTCGCTAGATTTTATTGGTTGGCAATTCCGTTGCTTATCTTGAATAAAGTGGATAAGGATGTTGGATTAAATCCTCTGAGGTTTGAGATTtacatattatatttttaaaatgtataagagTGGTCATTATGGTTCCaaaccacaaaaaaataaactaaattttttttaacctttgTTTTTTTCCAGGAAAGTCCCATTAAGAGTAAGAGGATTTTTTTCTTCCTGTGAGTCGTggtcaataaaaaatatactatacttaataaataataatatttaaaaaaaaacgctcccATAACTTACAATAATTACTGAAATGTTCATTAAatctttaattttataaatgctagatatttgtatataatattttggcatttgatattaaaataaaaatgggtTTGAATTGATAAATGCTAATCTATGTTTTGATCAGTTTAAAAGAGCATCCATCACTCTGTCATATCATGAAGAAAAAGGCCTCTTTAGTCTATGGGAGTTTAAGGTAGATTTTCTATTGGCTGTAAACATTAAGGGGAGGAGAGAGGAGAGGTGAAGCCACTATAAGGTCAAGAAGGATCCAGGTTGAAGTAAAAAGTCTAAGCAAGACAACCAGCTCCAGTCTCCACAAAGCTGAACCAGgacattaattaaattttttacttAACAAATCTATTTTTactacttttatttttgttactaCCCTAAAGCAATGACTGCAAAAACGAGACAACTGCACTGGTCAGATGGGAAATTTCGGGAAAGACTGGAGGATTTTACTCTTTCTGAACACCCGAGGCTGACCCGCAGTGACCCGCGGGCGTGGATGACCTCTGCGACCCCCGCGTACCCATCCACAGGTGAGCACTACGCTCGCATGTCAGTGGATGTCGCCATGGACGCGTACATCTCCGGATCCAACAGTCCTCTAACAGCGCAATCCGAAttggaaaaaaacaaacaaaatctcACCGGTCCTCAAAAACACAGACGCGTGGCTGCCAATGCCAGGGAACGGCGCAGGATGCACGGACTAAACCGAGCTTTTGACAAACTGAGGAGCGTCATTCCCTCCCTAGAGAACGAGAAAAAACTGTCGAAATATGACACACTCCAGATGGCGCAGATATACATCACAGAGTTGTCCGAGTTGCTGCAAGGTGTTGTGCAGTCCGAATGCATAAGTTTGAGGGATGGATGCTGCGCATCCGGTAACCACGGTAACCAGAGGAGTTCGTCTGCAATGAGGACCAGCGCATCTTACCCAGTGGACGCAACATCGCCAAACTTTGTTTCGGATAAAAGCGACGTGACCTCATCATCTCACGCCAGCGACGGGGAATCGTCTCATTTCAGTGACATTGAAGAGGGGCAGACCGCTGGACGCTAATGGATCGGGACTGTAATACTAAGACCATTAATAATCTTAATTTATTTGTCTGTGTTTTAGTAGACACTAAAAGAACCAAATAGATAGACACTATTGGTTAGTTTTTCTAGATATTGATTAGGCTACGCTTAACATTTATGAAAGCTTACAAAAAGGGAAAGAAAATTGTACACGCCCTTTAGTTGCACTTTATTGACAGATCCTTGCCTAACTTTGGATTTTTTC from Misgurnus anguillicaudatus chromosome 16, ASM2758022v2, whole genome shotgun sequence carries:
- the atoh1b gene encoding protein atonal homolog 1b, with protein sequence MTAKTRQLHWSDGKFRERLEDFTLSEHPRLTRSDPRAWMTSATPAYPSTGEHYARMSVDVAMDAYISGSNSPLTAQSELEKNKQNLTGPQKHRRVAANARERRRMHGLNRAFDKLRSVIPSLENEKKLSKYDTLQMAQIYITELSELLQGVVQSECISLRDGCCASGNHGNQRSSSAMRTSASYPVDATSPNFVSDKSDVTSSSHASDGESSHFSDIEEGQTAGR